The following are from one region of the Gossypium hirsutum isolate 1008001.06 chromosome D03, Gossypium_hirsutum_v2.1, whole genome shotgun sequence genome:
- the LOC107950458 gene encoding ubiquitin carboxyl-terminal hydrolase 3 isoform X2 — MGAAGSKLEKALGDQFPEGERYFGLENFGNTCYCNSVLQALYFCVPFREQLLEYYSNYKNGADAEENLLICLADLFTQISSQKKKTGVIAPKRFVQRLKKQNELFRSYMHQDAHEFLNILLNELVDILEKEAPTAKNEAETSPPEKVANGPKNPQANGVQKEPLVTWVHKNFQGILTNETRCLRCETVTARDETFFDLSLDIEQNSSITSCLKNFSSTETLNAEDKFFCDKCCSLQEAQKRMKIKKPPHILVIHLKRFKYIEQLGRYKKLSYRVVFPLELKLSNTVEDADSEYSLFAVVVHVGSGPNHGHYVSLVKSHNHWLFFDDENVEMIDESAVQTFFGSAQEYSSNTDHGYILFYESLGANKNS; from the exons atGGGGGCGGCGGGTTCAAAACTCGAGAAAGCTTTGGGCGACCAGTTTCCTGAAGGCGAAagatattttggccttgaaaACTTTGGCAACACTTGCTATTGTAACAGCGTGTTGCag GCACTTTATTTTTGTGTTCCATTCCGTGAACAGCTGCTAGaatattattcaaattataaaaatggtGCTGATGCTGAAGAGAATCTATTGATATGCTTGGCCGATCTGTTTACACAG ATAAGTTCACAGAAGAAGAAAACAGGTGTCATTGCTCCAAAGCGCTTTGTACAGAGATTGAAGAAACAAAATGAGCTTTTCCGAAGCTATATGCACCAG GATGCTCACGAGTTCTTGAATATTTTGCTAAATGAACTTGTCGACATATTGGAGAAAGAGGCTCCAACAGCGAAAAATGAGGCTGAAACTTCACCACCTGAAAAGGTTGCAAATGGTCCAAAGAATCCTCAAGCAAATGGTGTTCAAAAAGAGCCTCTGGTTACATGGGTACACAAGAATTTTCAG GGAATACTTACCAATGAGACCAGATGCTTGCGATGTGAGACAGTGACAGCTAGAGATGAAACTTTCTTTGACTTGAGCCTTGACATTGAACAGAACAGCTCAATTACTAGCTGTTTGAAAAATTTTAGTTCTACTGAGACATTGAACGCTGAGGACAAATTTTTCTGTGACAAGTGCTGCAG TTTGCAAGAAGCCCAGAAGAGAATGAAGATAAAGAAGCCTCCTCACATCCTGGTCATCCATTTAAAACGATTCAAGTACATTGAGCAGCTTGGCCGGTACAAGAAGCTCTCATACCGTGTTGTGTTTCCACTTGAGCTGAAGCTGAGCAATACTGTGGAAGATGCAGATTCGGAGTATTCTCTGTTTGCTGTAGTCGTTCATGTGGGAAGCGGGCCTAACCATGGGCACTATGTTAGCCTGGTGAAAAGCCATAACCACTGGTTATTTTTTGACGATGAAAACGTGGAGATGATCGACGAGTCCGCAGTTCAGACATTTTTTGGGTCAGCCCAGGAGTATTCAAGTAATACAGATCATGGGTATATCTTATTTTATGAAAGTCTTGGTGCAAACAAGAATAGCTGA
- the LOC107950458 gene encoding ubiquitin carboxyl-terminal hydrolase 3 isoform X1, with the protein MGAAGSKLEKALGDQFPEGERYFGLENFGNTCYCNSVLQALYFCVPFREQLLEYYSNYKNGADAEENLLICLADLFTQFKFCREDDAFLFLANVIDVLISSQKKKTGVIAPKRFVQRLKKQNELFRSYMHQDAHEFLNILLNELVDILEKEAPTAKNEAETSPPEKVANGPKNPQANGVQKEPLVTWVHKNFQGILTNETRCLRCETVTARDETFFDLSLDIEQNSSITSCLKNFSSTETLNAEDKFFCDKCCSLQEAQKRMKIKKPPHILVIHLKRFKYIEQLGRYKKLSYRVVFPLELKLSNTVEDADSEYSLFAVVVHVGSGPNHGHYVSLVKSHNHWLFFDDENVEMIDESAVQTFFGSAQEYSSNTDHGYILFYESLGANKNS; encoded by the exons atGGGGGCGGCGGGTTCAAAACTCGAGAAAGCTTTGGGCGACCAGTTTCCTGAAGGCGAAagatattttggccttgaaaACTTTGGCAACACTTGCTATTGTAACAGCGTGTTGCag GCACTTTATTTTTGTGTTCCATTCCGTGAACAGCTGCTAGaatattattcaaattataaaaatggtGCTGATGCTGAAGAGAATCTATTGATATGCTTGGCCGATCTGTTTACACAG TTCAAATTTTGTAGGGAAGATGATGCTTTTCTGTTTCTAGCAAATGTTATAGATGTTCTG ATAAGTTCACAGAAGAAGAAAACAGGTGTCATTGCTCCAAAGCGCTTTGTACAGAGATTGAAGAAACAAAATGAGCTTTTCCGAAGCTATATGCACCAG GATGCTCACGAGTTCTTGAATATTTTGCTAAATGAACTTGTCGACATATTGGAGAAAGAGGCTCCAACAGCGAAAAATGAGGCTGAAACTTCACCACCTGAAAAGGTTGCAAATGGTCCAAAGAATCCTCAAGCAAATGGTGTTCAAAAAGAGCCTCTGGTTACATGGGTACACAAGAATTTTCAG GGAATACTTACCAATGAGACCAGATGCTTGCGATGTGAGACAGTGACAGCTAGAGATGAAACTTTCTTTGACTTGAGCCTTGACATTGAACAGAACAGCTCAATTACTAGCTGTTTGAAAAATTTTAGTTCTACTGAGACATTGAACGCTGAGGACAAATTTTTCTGTGACAAGTGCTGCAG TTTGCAAGAAGCCCAGAAGAGAATGAAGATAAAGAAGCCTCCTCACATCCTGGTCATCCATTTAAAACGATTCAAGTACATTGAGCAGCTTGGCCGGTACAAGAAGCTCTCATACCGTGTTGTGTTTCCACTTGAGCTGAAGCTGAGCAATACTGTGGAAGATGCAGATTCGGAGTATTCTCTGTTTGCTGTAGTCGTTCATGTGGGAAGCGGGCCTAACCATGGGCACTATGTTAGCCTGGTGAAAAGCCATAACCACTGGTTATTTTTTGACGATGAAAACGTGGAGATGATCGACGAGTCCGCAGTTCAGACATTTTTTGGGTCAGCCCAGGAGTATTCAAGTAATACAGATCATGGGTATATCTTATTTTATGAAAGTCTTGGTGCAAACAAGAATAGCTGA